The Juglans regia cultivar Chandler chromosome 2, Walnut 2.0, whole genome shotgun sequence genome includes a window with the following:
- the LOC109003320 gene encoding protein FAR1-RELATED SEQUENCE 9-like encodes MDTPNVRDDEVVTDNHGVVLGYDDDDVRCVYDSQTSDEFEKSWEVFIDTYNLKEMHGFKFSIAITTYELNDQREVEDGIKKSTLQAYFNEDECEAKCMCGLFEMRGIICRHFLSILATRDVQVLPKKYIMERWRKDIKRRYALIQNNYDDLNGKPAASQYSGLIKLCFEVATNACESEDNSLNMTQKLKAMNEIYTKSKPQATVASTQASIDAEIGSSKKVLSPRVVKGKGRLPSKRRQPTIEKLQTKNKKAGSKRQTKNVWKI; translated from the exons ATGGATACCCCAAATGTAAGAGATGATGAGGTAGTGACTGATAATCATGGTGTAGTGCTgggatatgatgatgatgacgtg AGATGTGTTTATGATTCTCAGACTTCCGACGAGTTTGAGAAGTCTTGGGAGGTGTTTATTGACACTTACAATTTGAAGGAAATGCATGGCTTCAAATTCTCTATA GCAATTACCACGTATGAACTTAATGACCAAAGGGAAGTTGAAGACGGTATCAAGAAGTCAACTTTGCAAGCATACTTCAATGAAGATGAGTGTGAGGCAAAGTGCATGTGTGGACTATTTGAGATGAGAGGGATTATATGTAGACACTTTCTTTCAATTTTAGCCACAAGGGATGTCCAAGTGTTGCCGAAAAAGTACATTATGGAGAGGTGGAGGAAGGACATTAAACGTAGATATGCTCTCATTCAAAACAATTACGATGACTTAAATGGTAAACCAGCTGCTAGTCAGTACTCTGgtttgataaaattatgtttcGAAGTTGCTACAAATGCATGTGAAAGCGAAGATAATTCCCTAAACATGACACAGAAGCTAAAGGCAATGAATGAGATTTACACTAAATCGAAGCCCCAAGCCACAGTTGCAAGCACTCAAGCTTCCATTGATGCCGAAATTGGAAGTTCGAAGAAAGTGTTGAGCCCTCGTGTTGTCAAAGGCAAAGGGAGACTCCCATCAAAGAGGAGACAACCTACAATAGAGAAGTtgcaaaccaaaaataaaaaggctgGTAGCAAGCGACAAACAAAGAATGTATGGAAGatttaa